A region from the Halobacillus mangrovi genome encodes:
- a CDS encoding DUF4397 domain-containing protein: protein MKKLLSSLAAIVLILGVFAPVAFADNHKDMAKVRVLHASPDAPAVDVYVNGEAVVEGAEFKAATDYMELPAGEHTVEIYAAGTEGEKDPVLSANVNVEAGMAYTAAAIDNLENLQLKAIQDSMEASEGMAKVRVGHFIPGAPAVDVGPIGGDALFSGAEFPMVTDYKELEPETYDLEVRTTDGTQLIDLSGTTLEEGKVYSAFAVGTADSPEVLLLEDSAAMPSSMPETGFGGTNNSNAMLYAAVLGVVAMGAGFMVFRKRSEA from the coding sequence ATGAAAAAATTATTATCTTCGTTAGCTGCTATCGTTTTGATCCTAGGAGTGTTCGCCCCAGTCGCTTTTGCTGATAACCACAAAGATATGGCGAAAGTTCGTGTACTTCATGCGTCCCCTGATGCTCCGGCCGTTGATGTGTATGTGAATGGAGAAGCTGTCGTGGAAGGTGCTGAATTTAAAGCAGCTACCGATTACATGGAATTACCTGCTGGAGAACATACAGTAGAAATCTATGCTGCGGGTACAGAAGGTGAAAAAGATCCTGTACTATCTGCAAACGTTAACGTTGAAGCTGGAATGGCCTACACTGCCGCAGCGATTGATAACTTAGAAAACCTTCAATTAAAAGCAATCCAGGATTCCATGGAAGCAAGTGAAGGAATGGCTAAAGTTCGTGTCGGCCACTTCATCCCAGGAGCACCTGCTGTTGATGTGGGACCAATTGGTGGAGACGCGTTATTCTCAGGTGCTGAATTCCCAATGGTAACGGACTATAAAGAACTAGAACCAGAAACCTATGACCTAGAAGTTCGTACGACAGATGGGACTCAATTGATCGACCTTTCAGGTACGACGCTTGAAGAAGGAAAAGTTTATAGTGCGTTTGCTGTAGGAACTGCAGACAGCCCTGAAGTACTTCTTCTAGAAGACTCAGCAGCAATGCCTTCTTCCATGCCTGAAACGGGGTTTGGCGGAACGAATAATTCTAACGCAATGCTTTATGCAGCTGTTCTTGGTGTAGTGGCCATGGGTGCTGGCTTTATGGTTTTCCGTAAACGTTCTGAAGCATAA